The Candidatus Scalindua japonica genome includes the window TGATAAAGAGTATAACGGAGAGGCCGGACTCTCTGCCGGATATAGAATAGGGCATCTTGAACAGGAACCATTAGTTGATTCGGACAAAACCGTTAAAGCTGTTGTGGAAGAAGGTCTGCAGGAGATTGTTGACATTGTCAAGGAGTATAACGAAATCAGTGAAAAATTCGCCGAACCCATGTCCGATGATGAGATGAATAAGCTTCTGGAGCGCCAGGGAAAACTTCAGGAGGAGATCGAGAAGCAGAACGCGTGGGATATCGAGTCGCGACTGGAAATGGCAATGGACGCTCTACGTTGTCCTCCCGGAGATACACCGGTTAATGTTATCTCAGGCGGTGAAAAAAGACGTGTGGCGCTGTGCAGGCTTTTACTACAGAAGCCGGATATATTACTCCTGGACGAACCGACCAATCATCTGGATGCCGAAACAGTTGCCTGGCTTGAACAACATCTTCAACAGTTTGAAGGAACCGTGATTGCAATAACACACGACCGCTATTTTCTTGATAATGTTGCCGGCTGGATTCTTGAGCTTGACCGGGGGATGGGTGTCCCGTGGAGGGGCAACTACTCTTCCTGGCTTGAACAGAAACAGAACCGCCTTAAACAGGAAGAAAAAAGCGAATCAGAACGCCAGAAAACGTTACAGAGGGAATTGGAATGGATCCATATGTCCACCAAGGGCCGTCACGCAAAAGCAAAGTCACGTATTAATGCCTACGAATCGCTCCTCAAACAGGACGCCGCAAAACAGGAAAAGGACCTTGAGCTGTTTATTCCACCTGGACCACGACTTGGCAATATTGTTCTTGAAGCGGAAAATGTAAGTAAGGCATTTGGAGAACGAATCCTATTTGAGGAGATGTCATTCTCCCTGCCAGCTGGAGGTATTGTTGGAATTATAGGCCCAAACGGTGCTGGTAAAACTACGCTCTTTAAGATGATTACAGGCAAGGAACAACCCGATTCCGGAACCCTTAAGATTGGTGATACCGTTAAACTTGCTTACGTTGATCAGGAGCGTGATACCCTTGATCCGGGAAAAACAATATGGGAGATTGTATCAGGGGGCAGAAATACGATTGAACTTGGAAATAACGAAGTAAACTCCCGTGCCTATGTTGCGCGCTTTAATTTCTCTGGTGCGGACCAGCAGAAAAAAGTAGACGTGCTTTCAGGTGGTGAGCGCAATAGAGTTCATCTTGCATGCATGTTAAAAGAGGGTGCTAATGTAATCCTTCTGGACGAACCAACAAATGATCTGGACGTAAATACCATGCGTGCTCTTGAAGAGGCCCTGGACAACTTTGGAGGCTGCGCAGTCATTATATCTCACGACCGATGGTTTCTTGACCGTATTGC containing:
- the ettA gene encoding energy-dependent translational throttle protein EttA: MSNTSEKIIYSMMKVNKSYQNKTVIKDISLSYFYGAKIGVLGLNGSGKSSLLRIMAGVDKEYNGEAGLSAGYRIGHLEQEPLVDSDKTVKAVVEEGLQEIVDIVKEYNEISEKFAEPMSDDEMNKLLERQGKLQEEIEKQNAWDIESRLEMAMDALRCPPGDTPVNVISGGEKRRVALCRLLLQKPDILLLDEPTNHLDAETVAWLEQHLQQFEGTVIAITHDRYFLDNVAGWILELDRGMGVPWRGNYSSWLEQKQNRLKQEEKSESERQKTLQRELEWIHMSTKGRHAKAKSRINAYESLLKQDAAKQEKDLELFIPPGPRLGNIVLEAENVSKAFGERILFEEMSFSLPAGGIVGIIGPNGAGKTTLFKMITGKEQPDSGTLKIGDTVKLAYVDQERDTLDPGKTIWEIVSGGRNTIELGNNEVNSRAYVARFNFSGADQQKKVDVLSGGERNRVHLACMLKEGANVILLDEPTNDLDVNTMRALEEALDNFGGCAVIISHDRWFLDRIATHILAFEGDSSVKWFEGNYSEYEADRKKRLGKAADQPHRMKYRHLTRE